One genomic region from Nostoc sphaeroides encodes:
- a CDS encoding GNAT family N-acetyltransferase — translation MLIEQDEIAIRLMQDEIYDYQLMAKWLTDAQVLKFYEGRDNPFDLERIIETYKPMIKGDDPVVPCLFYYQNIPIGYLQYCALNDLSQTDRQLYHLDQTDRVYGIDLFIGETDYWNKGIGTKILLAIISYLFEQRQAHKIVIDPHVDNPRAIRCYEKSGFVKVKLLPAHELHEGKYSDCWLMAIDQKNPLHS, via the coding sequence ATGCTAATTGAACAAGATGAAATTGCTATTCGTCTAATGCAAGATGAAATATATGATTATCAGTTGATGGCAAAATGGTTAACTGATGCACAAGTTTTGAAATTTTATGAGGGAAGAGATAATCCTTTTGATTTAGAAAGAATTATAGAAACGTACAAACCTATGATCAAGGGAGATGACCCGGTTGTTCCGTGTCTGTTCTATTATCAAAATATCCCCATTGGTTATTTGCAGTATTGTGCGCTCAATGATTTATCCCAAACCGATAGACAATTGTATCATCTCGATCAAACTGATCGCGTCTACGGAATTGACTTGTTCATAGGCGAAACCGACTATTGGAACAAGGGAATTGGTACAAAAATCTTGTTAGCAATTATCAGTTATCTTTTTGAACAGCGACAAGCTCATAAAATTGTCATAGATCCTCATGTTGACAATCCTCGCGCTATCCGTTGCTATGAAAAATCTGGTTTTGTCAAAGTAAAGCTATTGCCTGCCCATGAGCTACATGAAGGGAAATACTCAGATTGTTGGCTCATGGCAATAGACCAAAAGAATCCATTGCACTCCTAA
- a CDS encoding DUF1499 domain-containing protein, translating to MVFAGKRPNNLGISNGKLAPCPNSPNCVSSQSTDAVHKIAPLTFTSTTEEAISNLKQIIESLPRTKIITESQDYLYAEFKSALLGFVDDVEFYLDRNANVIQVRSASRLGQSDLGVNRQRIETIRAKLK from the coding sequence ATGGTTTTTGCTGGCAAACGACCAAATAATTTAGGTATTAGCAACGGTAAATTAGCACCCTGCCCTAATTCTCCTAACTGTGTTTCTAGTCAGAGTACAGATGCAGTTCACAAAATTGCACCACTTACTTTTACATCTACCACAGAAGAAGCGATTAGTAATCTTAAACAGATTATTGAATCCTTACCAAGAACTAAAATAATTACCGAAAGCCAAGATTATTTATATGCAGAATTTAAAAGCGCTTTACTGGGATTTGTGGATGATGTAGAATTCTATCTAGATCGGAATGCTAATGTTATCCAAGTACGTTCGGCTTCACGCTTAGGTCAAAGCGATTTGGGTGTTAATCGTCAACGAATAGAAACGATTAGAGCGAAGTTAAAATAA
- a CDS encoding DUF1345 domain-containing protein — MKLNLFKNFDPRPRLIIAIGLAGLVSIILPSWLHLPTRILCAWNSGADFFLAVTWWKMIKATPDKIRRYAENEYEGHLAIFMLVIAAACASVLAIGFLLTNKKGLSTILLNLHVILSIMTIVGSWLLVHTMFAVQYAHSYYKYINRNNSEEIIGGLDFPNNDYPDYWEFLYYSFVIGMTSQVSDVETRSREMRRLTLLHSILSFFFNTTILAMTINIIASLI, encoded by the coding sequence GTGAAACTTAATTTATTTAAAAATTTTGACCCCCGCCCCAGACTGATAATTGCTATCGGGCTAGCTGGATTAGTTTCAATAATTCTTCCGTCTTGGCTGCACTTACCTACTCGCATTCTCTGCGCTTGGAACTCCGGTGCTGACTTTTTCTTAGCTGTAACCTGGTGGAAGATGATCAAAGCTACCCCAGACAAAATTCGCCGTTATGCTGAGAATGAATATGAAGGACATTTAGCTATATTTATGCTGGTGATAGCTGCGGCTTGTGCTAGTGTTTTAGCGATCGGGTTTTTGCTAACTAATAAAAAAGGGTTGTCAACAATTCTGCTTAACCTACATGTCATACTTTCAATTATGACCATTGTTGGTTCCTGGTTACTAGTGCATACGATGTTTGCAGTGCAATATGCACACAGTTATTACAAATATATTAATCGTAATAATAGTGAAGAAATCATTGGAGGTTTAGATTTTCCTAATAACGACTATCCAGACTATTGGGAGTTTTTATATTATTCATTTGTAATTGGCATGACTAGTCAAGTTTCAGATGTGGAGACGAGATCGCGAGAGATGAGGCGCTTGACTCTGTTACATAGCATATTGTCCTTCTTTTTCAATACCACTATTTTAGCTATGACTATTAATATCATTGCATCGCTGATTTAA
- a CDS encoding alanine--glyoxylate aminotransferase family protein, which translates to MTQTISINDSGRLQLTPLEIPSRLLLGPGPSNAHPAVLQAMNTSPVGHLDPAFLALMDEIQSLLRYVWQTENPLTIAVSGTGTAAMEATIANAVEPGDVVLIGVAGYFGNRLVDMAGRYGADVRTITKPWGQVFNLDELQTALKTHRPTILALVHAETSTGARQPLEGVADLCDEFGTLLLVDSVTSLGGVPLFLDAWGVDLAYSCSQKGLGCPPGASPFTMSPRAVEKLQQRQTKVANWYLDMLLLGKYWGAERTYHHTAPINLYYALREALRLLAEEGLANSWQRHQKNVEYLWEGLESLGLSMHVEQEYRLPTLTTVCIPTGVDGKAIARQLLNEYNIEIGGGLGELAGLVWRVGLMGFNSRKESVDQLLAALRQILPK; encoded by the coding sequence ATGACGCAAACAATTTCAATCAACGACTCTGGGCGCTTGCAACTCACACCGTTAGAAATTCCATCCCGTCTGCTGTTGGGGCCTGGGCCTTCCAATGCCCATCCCGCAGTTCTCCAGGCGATGAATACCTCACCAGTTGGGCATCTTGATCCGGCTTTTCTCGCACTGATGGATGAAATTCAGTCGTTGCTACGCTACGTATGGCAAACAGAAAACCCACTCACCATTGCAGTCAGTGGTACGGGAACAGCCGCAATGGAAGCAACCATCGCCAATGCTGTAGAACCCGGTGATGTGGTTTTAATTGGTGTAGCTGGTTATTTCGGTAATCGCCTTGTGGATATGGCTGGACGTTATGGGGCGGATGTGCGAACCATTACCAAACCTTGGGGACAAGTTTTCAATCTAGATGAACTCCAAACTGCCTTAAAAACTCATCGTCCTACTATTTTAGCTCTAGTTCATGCCGAAACTTCCACCGGCGCACGTCAACCATTGGAAGGTGTCGCTGATTTGTGTGATGAATTTGGCACTTTGTTGTTAGTTGATTCAGTCACAAGTTTGGGTGGTGTCCCCTTGTTTTTGGATGCTTGGGGAGTTGACTTAGCCTATAGTTGTAGCCAAAAAGGGTTGGGTTGCCCGCCTGGTGCTTCGCCTTTTACAATGAGTCCGCGTGCCGTTGAGAAATTGCAACAGCGTCAAACAAAGGTTGCAAACTGGTATTTGGATATGTTGTTACTGGGTAAGTATTGGGGCGCTGAACGCACCTATCACCACACAGCACCGATTAATTTATATTATGCATTGCGGGAAGCATTACGTTTGCTTGCAGAAGAGGGATTAGCAAACTCCTGGCAGCGTCATCAGAAAAACGTAGAATATCTCTGGGAAGGGTTGGAAAGCTTAGGGCTGAGTATGCACGTTGAGCAAGAATATAGACTACCAACGCTGACTACTGTCTGCATTCCAACAGGGGTAGATGGGAAAGCGATCGCTCGGCAGTTACTCAATGAATATAATATTGAAATTGGCGGTGGTCTTGGCGAACTAGCAGGTCTTGTTTGGCGCGTCGGGTTGATGGGCTTTAATAGTCGTAAGGAAAGTGTTGACCAACTTTTAGCAGCACTACGGCAAATTTTGCCTAAGTAG
- a CDS encoding ATP-dependent helicase, with translation MSDTNFTAALPSESLHSELSERSPVSSLREKILAIRNSLRPGQQQMADWQSGPLAISAVPGAGKSTGMAAAAAIAIARQYERSSSRRQLVVVTFTRSAAANIKAKIRKDLKKLSIPQTGFFVYTLHGLALNIASRHSDLSGLQLQNVTLITPTQSHRFIRTAVEQWIANNPAIYLRLLEGHQFDGEETERLRRQSVLRTEVLPELANTVIHEAKSSGISPEKLREWSKQTTDEYTILSIAAGLYEQYQNLMRSRDFIDYDDMILAALRVLENDSARRIEQNQVFAVFEDEAQDSSPLQTQLLEILASDGGDNSLLLTDAINRVSTADPCTDAIHRVSPNSPLNLVRVGDPNQAINSTFTPADPIYFRQFCEECDRIKRLATMDQAGRSTRIIIEAANFALKWINNQSLAKTNNGQQTPDNRQVPFRLQTIRPVEVGDPQDNANPEPIGRGLELYTPRDIHHTVELLSQRVIDLFGEDPTEQSAAILVRENRQGRWLAEALTPVCKEYNITLYDVGERDRRSHVPQEILALLQFCDRPHSPDYLKAALEALVQRQLIPTQDLNALASLPEEFLYPGPLAAPQPETVQKAARLCRNLLRARLELPLYQLISFLALTLNYDQAELATADKLAERVNQQIAGNSSMGGMLSTLSEIVSSERFEPVETEDSEERYTRRGQLTIITMHKAKGLDWDYVFLPFLHENLIPGRFWVPPQSQFLGDFTLSEVARAQIRAALHGESTIPDVTQAWEQAKHLKISEEYRLLYVAMTRAKRLVWMSAAQKAPFTWSKPDNLQEQAPCPVFPALKRQFPECVMNLAVMAKQA, from the coding sequence ATGTCAGACACTAATTTTACTGCTGCTTTGCCTTCGGAATCACTCCACTCAGAATTGTCTGAACGATCGCCTGTTTCTTCTCTGCGGGAGAAAATTCTCGCAATTCGCAACAGTCTCCGCCCAGGACAGCAACAAATGGCTGACTGGCAATCTGGCCCCCTAGCTATTTCTGCTGTTCCCGGTGCAGGCAAATCTACTGGGATGGCGGCGGCGGCAGCGATCGCGATCGCCCGTCAATATGAACGTTCATCCTCGCGTCGTCAATTAGTAGTTGTTACCTTTACTCGTTCAGCTGCTGCCAATATTAAAGCGAAGATCCGCAAAGACTTAAAGAAATTATCAATACCTCAGACGGGCTTTTTTGTCTATACGCTACATGGTCTAGCGTTGAACATTGCCAGCCGCCATTCTGATTTATCGGGTTTGCAGTTACAAAATGTCACCTTAATTACACCAACCCAAAGTCACCGTTTTATCCGAACAGCTGTAGAGCAATGGATTGCAAATAATCCAGCAATATATTTACGGTTATTAGAAGGTCATCAATTTGACGGAGAAGAGACAGAAAGGTTGCGTCGCCAATCGGTGCTACGAACAGAAGTATTGCCGGAATTAGCTAATACGGTAATTCATGAAGCAAAAAGTTCTGGGATATCGCCAGAAAAATTGCGGGAGTGGAGTAAACAAACCACAGACGAATATACAATTTTGAGCATAGCGGCGGGATTGTATGAGCAATATCAAAACTTAATGCGATCGCGTGATTTCATCGACTACGATGATATGATTTTAGCCGCACTGCGCGTTTTAGAAAACGACAGCGCCCGTCGCATTGAGCAAAACCAAGTTTTCGCCGTCTTTGAAGACGAAGCCCAAGATTCTAGCCCTCTTCAGACGCAATTGTTAGAAATTTTGGCAAGTGATGGGGGAGATAATTCTTTACTCCTAACAGACGCGATAAATCGCGTCTCTACTGCTGACCCTTGTACAGACGCGATTCATCGCGTCTCTCCTAACTCCCCACTCAACTTAGTCCGAGTTGGTGATCCCAACCAAGCGATTAACTCTACTTTTACCCCAGCCGATCCGATTTATTTTCGGCAATTTTGCGAAGAGTGCGATCGCATCAAACGATTGGCAACGATGGATCAAGCCGGTCGCAGTACTAGAATTATTATTGAAGCTGCTAACTTTGCTCTCAAATGGATCAATAATCAGTCGTTAGCAAAAACGAATAACGGACAACAGACTCCTGACAACCGACAAGTACCATTTCGCTTGCAGACAATTCGCCCTGTTGAAGTTGGTGATCCGCAAGATAACGCCAACCCAGAACCAATAGGACGGGGATTAGAACTTTATACCCCGCGTGACATCCATCATACGGTTGAATTGTTATCTCAAAGAGTAATTGACTTATTTGGTGAAGACCCAACAGAACAAAGTGCAGCGATTTTAGTGCGAGAAAATCGCCAAGGACGATGGTTAGCAGAAGCTCTAACACCTGTGTGCAAAGAGTATAATATTACACTTTATGATGTGGGAGAACGCGATCGCCGTTCCCATGTTCCCCAAGAGATTTTAGCATTACTGCAATTTTGCGATCGCCCCCACTCCCCCGATTACCTCAAAGCCGCGCTAGAAGCATTAGTACAGCGCCAGTTAATTCCTACTCAAGACCTTAACGCCCTTGCTAGTCTCCCAGAAGAATTTTTGTATCCTGGCCCCCTAGCAGCACCTCAGCCAGAAACAGTCCAAAAAGCTGCTCGTTTGTGTCGCAATTTACTTCGCGCCCGCTTGGAATTGCCCCTGTACCAGCTAATTTCCTTTCTCGCCTTGACCTTAAATTACGACCAGGCAGAATTAGCAACTGCTGACAAACTTGCAGAACGGGTAAACCAGCAGATAGCAGGCAATAGTTCAATGGGGGGAATGCTGTCAACTTTAAGTGAAATCGTCAGTTCCGAACGGTTTGAACCAGTGGAAACCGAAGATTCGGAAGAACGTTACACTCGTCGCGGTCAACTGACTATTATTACAATGCACAAAGCCAAAGGGCTAGATTGGGACTATGTGTTTCTTCCCTTTCTGCACGAAAACTTGATTCCTGGGAGATTTTGGGTTCCTCCCCAAAGCCAGTTCTTAGGGGATTTTACCTTATCAGAAGTAGCCCGCGCCCAAATTCGGGCTGCTCTCCACGGAGAATCTACTATACCAGATGTTACACAAGCATGGGAACAAGCAAAGCACTTGAAAATATCTGAGGAATATCGTTTACTCTACGTTGCCATGACACGAGCAAAGCGTCTGGTGTGGATGTCAGCCGCCCAGAAAGCCCCCTTTACTTGGAGTAAGCCGGACAATTTACAAGAACAAGCGCCTTGTCCGGTTTTTCCAGCATTAAAGCGGCAATTTCCTGAATGTGTGATGAATTTAGCAGTAATGGCTAAACAAGCGTGA